One part of the Glycine soja cultivar W05 chromosome 11, ASM419377v2, whole genome shotgun sequence genome encodes these proteins:
- the LOC114375518 gene encoding uncharacterized protein LOC114375518, whose translation MVSRVHKRIAMYRNLQLLRSIRYSHSRLKASVLLELSDYIQGLKQKLEELNQLLTVATARKIADYDPMPKLEVETQEEAFVIKVLSESSCQGLLVFILEAFEEMGLDVLQARVSCADSFSLEAIGNNKENNEDTHTLDAQLVEQVVSQAIQNWWEVSQI comes from the exons atggTTTCCAGAGTTCACAAGAGAATAGCCATGTACAGGAACCTACAACTGCTTCGTTCAATCAGATACTCACATTCG CGCCTTAAAGCCTCAGTGTTACTCGAGCTGTCAGATTACATACAAGGTTTAAAGCAAAAActggaagaattgaaccagcTGTTAACGGTGGCAACGGCACGAAAAATCGCTGACTATGATCCAATGCCTAAG CTTGAAGTTGAAACACAAGAAGAGGCTTTTGTGATCAAGGTGCTGAGTGAAAGCAGTTGCCAGGGGTTGCTGGTGTTTATATTGGAAGCCTTTGAAGAGATGGGTCTTGATGTGCTCCAAGCTAGGGTTTCTTGTGCGGACAGCTTCAGTTTAGAAGCCATCggaaataataaa GAGAACAATGAAGATACTCACACTTTGGATGCACAACTAGTTGAACAAGTAGTGTCTCAAGCTATTCAAAACTGGTGGGAAGTTTcgcaaatataa